From Streptomyces sp. TLI_053, a single genomic window includes:
- a CDS encoding HAD-IA family hydrolase gives MQPIVLFDLDGLLIDSEPIWDAAKREVFGPLGLHLTTEMQAATRGLRQRDMVAYWFDRATLQADPYDVEQQIVAAVCRGLEGVALKPGAEHAVAACARASRAMAVVSSSPESVIRAALASTGLVRSFDAVFSAEDDEHGKPHPGAYLRAAAALGASPGECIVIEVSLNGVLAGVSARMTVVAVPEAADRCDPRFAIATLVLESLKDLDLSVFGAYVSRGSRDATCA, from the coding sequence ATGCAACCGATTGTCCTGTTCGACCTGGACGGCCTTCTGATCGACTCCGAGCCGATCTGGGACGCGGCAAAGCGTGAAGTGTTCGGTCCGCTCGGCCTGCACCTCACAACGGAGATGCAGGCGGCCACGCGCGGGCTTCGGCAAAGGGACATGGTGGCCTACTGGTTCGATCGGGCCACCCTTCAAGCCGACCCCTACGACGTCGAGCAGCAGATCGTGGCCGCCGTGTGCCGTGGGTTGGAGGGAGTGGCGCTGAAACCCGGCGCCGAACACGCCGTCGCGGCGTGTGCGCGTGCATCGAGGGCGATGGCCGTCGTGTCGTCCTCGCCGGAGTCGGTGATTCGGGCCGCGCTCGCGAGCACCGGCCTTGTCCGATCCTTCGATGCCGTGTTCTCGGCCGAGGACGACGAACACGGCAAACCCCACCCGGGCGCCTATCTCCGCGCAGCCGCCGCCCTCGGCGCCTCACCCGGCGAATGCATTGTGATCGAGGTCTCCCTCAACGGCGTCCTCGCCGGCGTGTCGGCCCGGATGACGGTCGTCGCCGTTCCCGAGGCCGCTGATCGCTGCGATCCCCGCTTTGCGATTGCCACTCTGGTGCTGGAGTCCCTCAAGGATCTCGATCTCTCTGTCTTCGGCGCGTATGTGTCCAGGGGGAGCCGGGACGCCACGTGCGCATAG
- a CDS encoding CGNR zinc finger domain-containing protein has product MGSSAQPSPAQPRPAGRFIVDRTPFRPPRAYGDLSRNGTLRYCSTACRHRVKSAAHRGRRPPGPHRTPSLAPTAASDGEASAQPAGGEERRGGGSRRSSRPGALGPTAGRPGRREPSRSPAPQVTHGPTPAHGRTTVLLY; this is encoded by the coding sequence GTGGGCTCGTCAGCCCAGCCCAGCCCAGCCCAGCCCCGGCCGGCCGGCCGCTTCATCGTCGACCGAACTCCTTTTCGCCCACCGCGCGCCTACGGCGACCTCTCCCGCAACGGCACCCTCAGGTACTGCTCCACCGCCTGCCGGCACCGCGTCAAGTCCGCCGCCCACCGCGGCCGCCGCCCACCGGGCCCGCACCGCACACCGTCGCTCGCGCCGACCGCCGCGAGCGATGGGGAAGCGTCAGCCCAACCCGCCGGAGGCGAGGAGCGGAGGGGCGGTGGGTCGCGTCGCAGTTCGCGCCCGGGGGCACTTGGCCCAACGGCCGGCAGGCCCGGCCGGCGGGAACCATCCCGAAGCCCAGCCCCCCAGGTCACGCATGGTCCCACCCCCGCGCACGGCCGTACTACGGTACTGCTGTACTAG